In a genomic window of Leptotrichia hongkongensis:
- a CDS encoding BglG family transcription antiterminator, translating to MLNYRETEILNNLIKGEKYNFKLISEKYGVSDRAARYYINNIDSILQLLDYKITKKSKNSVYLDTNQDFKSLFEILEKIHKLSIEDRIDILKLILFFDEKGLNITKICKELEISRTTIKKDLKLISEEFKIQEIELIYKNVDGYHINGNFQKILIKKIELLEKLFDSLNNQNFSKVVKTKVFHYFFKYIKQKNIENAKKFIVEIEKVMFLNINEESYNKIFSYVLLLLNFEKDCENKKDFTAKKFLIHTEEYKKIEKILQKILNKNEIKSEMLIEITDLIMGININSLKNNSFEDWINEELIIKKMISKVSKIVKTDLTRDEILYNGLLYHIKPAMYRIKNNIQITNSVFQELILEKDPILEVVNRAIEEIEGLFEVKFPEDEIALMGFHIKASIERNTSEKTKKVILICGLGYGSSKVLEQSLKENYDLDIVDVLPYYLIKTSMPNYKNIDLILSTIDLEETYDIPVIKINPLLKEQDFILLSKYGIRKNITKISLKQIMDIIKNNTTITDEYKLINDLKNKLENKIIDDLSEAGIILKKMLNKNNVQFVNKVSDWKEAITKAGNILQKNGFIKQNYVEEMIKLIEKHGAYIIIEEGMAIPHAPISKNVLKTGISLLIVKEKVLFPNGKGANIFLSFATINKTEHLGILNDLFELITKYNFIEKISKITEYEELEEFFRKELIC from the coding sequence ATGTTAAATTATAGGGAAACTGAAATATTGAATAATCTTATAAAAGGGGAAAAATATAATTTTAAATTAATATCTGAAAAATATGGTGTTTCAGACAGAGCAGCTAGATATTATATTAATAATATTGATAGTATTTTACAGTTGCTTGACTATAAGATTACTAAAAAATCTAAAAATAGTGTTTATCTTGACACTAATCAGGATTTTAAAAGTTTATTTGAGATTTTGGAAAAAATTCATAAATTATCTATAGAAGATAGGATAGATATTTTAAAGTTAATATTATTTTTTGACGAAAAAGGGCTTAATATTACAAAGATATGTAAAGAACTTGAAATTTCAAGAACAACAATAAAAAAAGATTTAAAATTGATATCAGAAGAATTTAAAATACAGGAAATTGAACTAATTTATAAAAATGTCGACGGGTACCATATTAATGGTAACTTTCAAAAAATTTTAATAAAAAAAATTGAACTTCTGGAAAAATTATTTGATTCCCTTAATAATCAAAATTTTTCAAAAGTAGTCAAAACAAAAGTCTTTCATTATTTTTTCAAATATATCAAACAAAAAAATATTGAAAATGCAAAAAAATTTATTGTAGAAATTGAAAAGGTCATGTTTTTAAATATAAATGAAGAGAGTTATAATAAAATATTTTCTTACGTCCTGCTGCTTTTAAATTTTGAAAAAGATTGTGAGAATAAAAAAGATTTTACTGCGAAAAAATTTTTAATTCATACAGAAGAATATAAAAAAATTGAAAAAATCTTACAAAAAATTCTTAACAAAAATGAAATAAAATCTGAAATGTTAATTGAAATAACTGATTTAATAATGGGAATAAATATAAACAGCTTAAAAAATAATTCGTTTGAAGACTGGATAAACGAGGAACTGATTATAAAAAAAATGATTTCCAAAGTAAGCAAAATTGTAAAAACTGACTTGACACGTGATGAAATACTTTATAATGGACTTTTATACCATATAAAGCCTGCTATGTATAGAATAAAAAATAATATTCAAATCACAAATTCGGTTTTTCAAGAACTGATTTTAGAAAAAGATCCTATTTTGGAAGTAGTAAATAGAGCTATAGAAGAAATTGAAGGCCTTTTTGAAGTAAAGTTTCCAGAAGATGAAATCGCTCTTATGGGCTTTCATATAAAAGCATCTATTGAAAGAAACACTTCTGAAAAAACTAAAAAGGTAATATTAATTTGTGGACTAGGTTATGGCAGTTCAAAAGTGCTTGAACAAAGCTTAAAGGAAAATTATGATTTGGATATTGTAGATGTTTTGCCATACTATCTGATTAAAACTTCAATGCCTAATTATAAAAATATTGATTTAATCTTATCTACTATTGACTTAGAAGAAACTTATGATATTCCTGTTATAAAAATAAACCCATTACTTAAAGAGCAAGATTTTATTCTTTTATCAAAATATGGAATAAGAAAAAATATAACAAAAATTTCTTTAAAGCAAATAATGGACATAATAAAAAATAATACAACCATAACAGATGAATACAAACTTATAAATGATTTGAAAAATAAACTTGAAAATAAAATTATTGATGACTTATCTGAAGCGGGAATTATTTTAAAGAAGATGCTTAATAAAAACAACGTTCAATTTGTAAACAAAGTTAGTGATTGGAAAGAAGCAATAACTAAAGCTGGAAATATACTTCAAAAAAACGGATTTATCAAGCAGAATTATGTAGAAGAAATGATAAAATTAATCGAAAAACATGGAGCTTATATTATTATTGAGGAAGGAATGGCAATTCCACATGCACCAATTTCAAAAAATGTATTGAAAACAGGAATTTCATTATTAATTGTAAAAGAAAAAGTTCTATTTCCAAACGGAAAAGGTGCAAATATATTTTTGAGTTTTGCAACTATCAACAAAACGGAGCATCTAGGAATTTTAAACGACTTGTTTGAGTTAATTACAAAATATAATTTTATTGAAAAAATCTCAAAAATAACTGAATATGAAGAATTAGAAGAATTTTTCAGAAAGGAACTCATATGTTAG
- a CDS encoding PTS sugar transporter subunit IIB — MKIMAVCGSGLGSSFMVEMNIKKVLKKIGVEAEVEHSDLASALPGAADVFVMGKDIAESATVPADKLIVLDSIISMPELEEKLTDYFKK; from the coding sequence ATGAAAATTATGGCAGTTTGTGGATCAGGATTAGGAAGCAGTTTTATGGTGGAAATGAACATAAAAAAGGTTCTAAAAAAAATTGGTGTAGAAGCTGAAGTTGAACATTCTGACTTGGCATCAGCACTTCCAGGAGCAGCAGATGTATTTGTAATGGGAAAGGATATTGCGGAAAGTGCCACAGTTCCAGCTGATAAATTAATCGTTTTGGACAGCATTATCAGTATGCCCGAACTGGAAGAAAAATTAACTGATTATTTTAAAAAATAA
- a CDS encoding transketolase family protein, with translation MIKVYTGTPKKDEIEMRKVYSSKLCELLEKHSQVIALEADLMNAITTDKIQGKYPERVINCGIMEANMAGVAAGMSIAGKYPFAHTFTAFASRRCFDQLFMSGAYQKNNIKIIASDAGITAAHNGGTHMSFEDMGIMRGLANTVVLEVTDARMFENILEQVATRDGFYWIRTIRKNASTIYEKGSTFEIGKGNLLKDGSDITLIANGIMVAEALKTAEKLENEGINAAVIDMFTLNPIDKELIKKYAQKTGKMITCENHSIHNGLGSAVAEVIAETGNAKLRRIGIKERFGQVGTLDFLMNEYELTAEHIYKAAMELLKY, from the coding sequence ATGATAAAAGTTTATACTGGAACTCCAAAAAAAGATGAAATAGAAATGAGAAAAGTTTATTCTTCCAAACTTTGTGAATTACTTGAAAAACATAGTCAAGTTATAGCTCTTGAAGCTGACTTAATGAACGCAATTACAACTGACAAGATACAGGGTAAATACCCCGAAAGAGTGATAAACTGTGGTATAATGGAAGCAAATATGGCAGGTGTTGCAGCTGGAATGTCTATTGCTGGAAAATACCCATTTGCACATACTTTTACAGCTTTCGCAAGCCGAAGATGCTTTGATCAATTGTTTATGTCGGGGGCATATCAAAAAAATAATATTAAAATAATTGCTTCTGATGCTGGTATAACTGCTGCCCATAACGGAGGAACCCACATGTCCTTTGAGGATATGGGAATAATGAGAGGTCTAGCTAATACAGTTGTACTGGAAGTGACAGATGCCAGAATGTTTGAAAATATTCTCGAACAAGTTGCTACAAGAGATGGCTTCTACTGGATTAGAACAATCAGAAAAAATGCATCAACAATTTATGAAAAAGGCTCAACATTTGAAATTGGAAAAGGAAATTTATTAAAAGATGGTTCAGATATTACTTTAATCGCTAATGGAATTATGGTAGCAGAAGCCTTAAAAACAGCAGAAAAATTGGAAAACGAAGGAATAAATGCCGCTGTAATAGATATGTTTACTTTAAATCCAATAGATAAGGAATTAATTAAAAAATATGCACAAAAAACAGGAAAAATGATAACTTGTGAAAACCACAGTATTCACAATGGTTTAGGAAGTGCAGTTGCTGAAGTAATTGCTGAAACTGGAAACGCAAAATTAAGAAGAATTGGAATAAAAGAAAGATTTGGGCAAGTTGGAACTTTGGATTTTTTGATGAATGAATATGAATTGACTGCAGAACATATTTATAAAGCTGCAATGGAGTTACTAAAATATTAA
- the rpsI gene encoding 30S ribosomal protein S9, with the protein MAEKIQYLGTGRRKTSVARVRLVPGETGVTINGKDMREYFGGREILAKIVEQPLELTETLNKYGVKVNVNGGGNTGQAGAIRHGVSRALLVADAELRGALKEAGFLTRDSRMVERKKYGKKKARRSPQFSKR; encoded by the coding sequence GTGGCAGAAAAAATTCAATATTTAGGAACTGGAAGAAGAAAAACTTCAGTAGCAAGAGTAAGATTAGTACCAGGTGAAACTGGAGTAACAATAAATGGAAAAGATATGAGAGAATATTTTGGTGGAAGAGAAATCTTGGCTAAAATAGTAGAACAACCATTAGAATTAACAGAAACTTTAAACAAATACGGAGTAAAAGTTAACGTAAATGGTGGAGGAAACACAGGACAAGCAGGAGCAATTAGACATGGTGTTTCAAGAGCATTATTAGTAGCTGATGCTGAATTAAGAGGAGCTTTAAAAGAAGCTGGATTCTTAACAAGAGATTCAAGAATGGTTGAAAGAAAAAAATACGGGAAAAAGAAAGCAAGAAGAAGCCCACAATTCTCAAAAAGATAA
- the rlmD gene encoding 23S rRNA (uracil(1939)-C(5))-methyltransferase RlmD, which yields MEKTEKKNLKKGDLIQLKIVNLDTKGRAYGFFDENKIYVNINAAENQVVEGIFVKRRRKYELIHCKIIDFAGRKNAIYDDIERQNGGCNYQYYTYDEQLEIKAEHIKKELDKIIKYDYIFEEPVRSVKPDKYRNKMEFSFGNATKGGPIILGLHKQNSFHDIVEVDGLKLMDDNFDKIYVFCNEFCKKTGFDFYHRLDHIGFFRNLVIRKAEFTKQILVNIVTTTQISEMEKEKFQKEFKEGLLALNLDDNFKIIGILHTFNDNFSDMVISESETILYGERDLTEEIFGLKFKISPYSFFQTNSQTVEKLYGKVLTYLEEIENIKIDKATVFDLFSGTGTIGQIVSKKAKQVYGIELVPEAVEKANENAKLNNIQNAHFIAGDVFAKLDEFDNDGIKPDILILDPPRAGVGEKTITKLVKYNTKNIIYVSCNPKTLMTDLIKFGEFGYRLVRCSVVDMFPVTPHLEVVCLLEKVDV from the coding sequence ATGGAAAAAACGGAAAAGAAAAATTTGAAAAAAGGAGACTTGATACAGTTAAAAATTGTAAATCTTGATACTAAGGGCAGAGCCTATGGCTTTTTTGATGAAAATAAAATTTATGTGAATATTAATGCTGCAGAAAATCAAGTTGTTGAGGGAATTTTTGTAAAAAGACGGAGAAAGTATGAGCTGATACATTGCAAAATTATTGATTTTGCTGGAAGAAAAAATGCGATATATGATGATATTGAAAGACAAAATGGAGGTTGTAACTACCAGTATTATACCTATGATGAGCAGCTTGAAATAAAGGCAGAACATATAAAAAAAGAATTAGACAAGATTATTAAGTATGATTATATTTTTGAAGAGCCTGTCAGAAGTGTAAAGCCTGATAAATATAGAAACAAGATGGAATTTAGCTTTGGAAATGCTACAAAAGGAGGGCCTATAATTTTAGGGCTTCACAAGCAGAACAGTTTTCACGATATTGTGGAAGTTGATGGGCTGAAATTAATGGATGATAATTTTGATAAAATTTATGTTTTTTGTAATGAATTTTGTAAAAAGACAGGTTTTGATTTTTATCACAGACTTGATCATATAGGTTTTTTTAGAAATCTTGTAATTAGAAAGGCAGAATTCACCAAACAGATTTTGGTAAATATTGTAACAACGACTCAAATTAGTGAAATGGAAAAGGAAAAATTTCAAAAAGAGTTTAAGGAAGGATTGTTAGCCTTAAATTTGGATGATAATTTTAAAATTATTGGAATTTTACACACATTTAATGATAATTTTTCGGATATGGTTATTTCCGAAAGTGAAACGATTTTGTATGGAGAACGTGATTTGACAGAGGAGATTTTTGGATTAAAATTTAAAATCAGTCCATACAGCTTTTTCCAGACAAATTCCCAGACAGTCGAAAAATTATATGGAAAAGTCTTAACATATCTTGAAGAAATTGAAAATATTAAAATTGATAAAGCAACAGTTTTTGATTTGTTCAGCGGTACTGGTACAATTGGACAAATTGTTTCAAAAAAGGCAAAGCAGGTTTATGGAATCGAATTGGTGCCAGAAGCGGTAGAAAAGGCTAATGAAAATGCAAAATTAAACAATATCCAGAATGCACATTTTATCGCAGGAGATGTTTTTGCAAAATTGGATGAATTTGATAATGACGGAATCAAGCCAGATATTTTAATTTTGGATCCGCCACGTGCTGGTGTAGGTGAAAAAACTATCACAAAGCTGGTAAAATACAATACTAAAAATATAATTTATGTGTCTTGTAATCCAAAAACTTTGATGACAGATTTGATAAAGTTTGGGGAATTTGGGTACAGGCTGGTTAGATGTTCAGTGGTGGATATGTTTCCGGTTACACCGCATTTGGAGGTTGTTTGCTTGCTGGAAAAAGTAGATGTTTAA
- the nagE gene encoding N-acetylglucosamine-specific PTS transporter subunit IIBC, whose amino-acid sequence MMKYLQKIGKSLMLPVAVLPAAAILLGIGYRLDPVGWGANSPAAAFLIKSGASILDNIPILFAVGIAVGISKEKDGSAALAGLVGFLVITTLLSKESVAVLTKVDVDKVPLAFGKINNAFIGILSGIIAAEIFNRFHKTQLPMAFAFFSGKRLVPILTSAVMLILSPVLFFVWPIIFGALVTLGETFLKLGPLGAGIFGFFNRLLIPLGLHHALNAVFWFDVAGINDIGNFLGGTGVKGITGMYQAGFFPIMMFGLPAAAFAMYQEAKPERKKQIASLMLAAGVTSFVTGVTEPLEFAFMFVAPLLYAVHALLTGLSLFIASTFHWTAGFGFSAGLIDFSLTSGMPMANNPFMLLVLGLGFGVAYYLLFKVLIKTFNLKTPGREEEDNEEELKIETSNNSHTEVATIIYEALGGKDNVVSIDNCATRLRLEVKDSTLVDDKKIKKVAAGIIKPSKTDVQVIIGPLVEFVANEMKKL is encoded by the coding sequence ATGATGAAGTATTTACAGAAAATTGGTAAATCACTTATGTTGCCAGTTGCAGTATTACCAGCTGCAGCAATACTTTTAGGAATAGGTTACAGACTTGATCCTGTTGGTTGGGGAGCAAACAGTCCTGCAGCGGCTTTCCTAATTAAATCAGGAGCTTCCATATTGGACAATATCCCTATATTGTTCGCAGTTGGAATAGCAGTTGGAATATCTAAAGAAAAAGATGGTTCTGCAGCATTAGCGGGGTTAGTAGGTTTTTTAGTGATAACTACATTATTATCAAAAGAATCCGTTGCAGTTTTGACAAAAGTGGATGTAGATAAAGTTCCTTTAGCTTTTGGAAAAATAAATAATGCATTTATAGGGATATTATCAGGAATAATAGCTGCTGAAATATTCAACAGATTCCATAAGACACAGTTGCCAATGGCCTTTGCATTTTTCAGTGGTAAAAGACTAGTTCCGATATTAACATCAGCTGTAATGCTTATATTATCTCCTGTATTATTCTTTGTATGGCCTATAATATTTGGAGCGTTAGTAACTTTAGGAGAAACATTCTTAAAACTTGGACCTTTAGGAGCCGGAATATTCGGATTCTTTAACAGATTATTAATCCCTTTAGGATTACACCACGCATTAAATGCAGTTTTTTGGTTCGATGTGGCAGGAATAAACGATATTGGAAACTTTCTTGGAGGAACAGGAGTAAAAGGTATAACAGGAATGTATCAGGCAGGATTCTTCCCTATTATGATGTTTGGACTTCCAGCAGCAGCATTTGCAATGTATCAAGAAGCTAAACCTGAAAGAAAAAAACAAATCGCATCGCTAATGTTAGCAGCTGGTGTTACTTCATTTGTAACTGGAGTAACAGAACCTCTTGAATTTGCATTTATGTTTGTAGCACCTTTATTATATGCAGTTCATGCACTTTTAACAGGATTAAGTTTATTTATAGCATCTACATTCCACTGGACAGCAGGATTTGGATTCAGTGCAGGACTTATTGACTTTTCACTAACTTCAGGAATGCCAATGGCTAACAATCCATTTATGCTGTTAGTTCTAGGACTTGGATTTGGAGTAGCTTATTATCTGTTGTTTAAAGTACTGATAAAAACCTTTAATTTAAAAACACCTGGAAGAGAAGAAGAGGATAATGAAGAAGAATTAAAAATAGAAACTTCAAATAATAGTCATACAGAAGTAGCTACAATCATATATGAAGCATTAGGTGGAAAAGATAATGTAGTTTCCATAGATAACTGTGCTACAAGATTAAGACTGGAAGTAAAAGATTCAACTTTAGTAGATGATAAAAAAATTAAAAAAGTTGCAGCGGGAATAATAAAACCTTCTAAAACAGACGTTCAGGTAATTATTGGTCCATTGGTTGAATTTGTTGCAAATGAAATGAAAAAATTATAA
- a CDS encoding PTS sugar transporter subunit IIA: MLEKILDGNIQIIDSVIDWKESIKIAGKPLLEKNIIMENYINAMIESIEKLGFYVILRDNLAMPHARPEEGAIGTGVSLLKLNNPVYYGDSKIQLVFVLATKDANSHLETLMQLMELFQDDESIEKLINSKDYNEILEVIKKY; encoded by the coding sequence ATGTTAGAAAAAATACTTGATGGTAACATTCAAATAATAGATTCTGTAATCGACTGGAAAGAAAGTATCAAAATCGCAGGAAAACCTCTATTAGAAAAAAATATAATAATGGAAAATTATATCAACGCTATGATAGAAAGTATTGAGAAACTAGGTTTTTATGTTATTTTAAGAGATAATTTGGCAATGCCGCATGCAAGACCTGAAGAAGGAGCAATAGGCACTGGAGTAAGTCTTTTGAAACTTAATAATCCAGTATATTATGGCGATTCCAAAATTCAGCTGGTATTTGTGCTGGCAACTAAGGATGCAAATAGTCATTTGGAAACCCTTATGCAATTAATGGAATTGTTTCAAGACGATGAAAGCATTGAAAAACTTATAAATTCAAAAGATTATAACGAGATATTAGAAGTTATAAAAAAATATTGA
- a CDS encoding transketolase: protein MNSDYNEKVKEMKKLAANIRINTLKSLTNLGFGHYGGSLSIVEILAVLYGGIMNIDAKNPHWEDRDYFVLSKGHAGPALYTTLALKGFFPLEEIYTLNQNGTNLPSHPDRLKTKGIDATTGSLGQGISIATGIAKALQIDKKNNRVFCIIGDGEINEGQCWEAFQFIAHHNLNNLTVFLDYNKKQLDGALDEIIKPFSFEEKMKSFGFDAVTVKGNDIEKMYDILKVPRKNNEKPLFVILDTIKGQGVEYIEKMENSHHLRLTDELKREIEKAIKDLESEVE from the coding sequence ATGAATAGTGATTATAATGAAAAAGTGAAAGAAATGAAAAAATTAGCTGCCAATATTAGAATCAACACATTAAAATCCCTTACCAATTTAGGTTTTGGACATTATGGGGGAAGTTTGTCAATCGTTGAGATCTTGGCAGTACTGTATGGTGGAATTATGAATATTGACGCTAAAAATCCACATTGGGAAGACAGAGATTATTTTGTGCTGTCAAAAGGGCATGCAGGCCCTGCACTCTACACAACTTTAGCTTTAAAAGGATTTTTCCCGCTTGAAGAAATTTACACATTAAATCAGAATGGAACAAATTTACCAAGCCATCCAGATAGACTCAAAACAAAAGGAATTGATGCAACAACAGGTTCCCTAGGGCAAGGAATCTCAATTGCCACAGGAATTGCAAAAGCTCTACAAATAGACAAAAAAAATAATAGAGTTTTCTGCATTATTGGAGATGGAGAAATAAATGAAGGGCAGTGCTGGGAAGCATTTCAATTTATTGCTCACCACAACTTAAATAATTTAACAGTGTTTCTCGATTACAACAAAAAACAGCTGGATGGCGCTTTAGATGAAATAATAAAACCTTTCTCTTTTGAGGAAAAAATGAAATCATTCGGCTTTGATGCTGTTACTGTAAAAGGAAATGATATTGAAAAAATGTATGATATTTTGAAAGTGCCTCGTAAAAACAATGAAAAACCACTATTTGTAATACTTGACACTATAAAAGGGCAAGGTGTCGAATACATTGAAAAAATGGAAAATTCTCATCATCTAAGATTGACTGATGAACTAAAGCGGGAAATCGAAAAGGCGATAAAAGATTTGGAAAGTGAGGTGGAATAA
- the rplM gene encoding 50S ribosomal protein L13 — MSKYTVMQKKEEVVRNWYEIDAEGKVLGKLATEIAVRLMGKHKPSYTPHVDGGDFVIITNADKIAVTGNKLLDKKYYRHSGYPGGLRVRTLEEMLQKQPTEVIRKAVERMLPKNKLGSQMINRLRLFTGSEHTHTAQKPERIEL; from the coding sequence GTGAGTAAATACACTGTAATGCAAAAAAAAGAAGAAGTTGTAAGAAATTGGTATGAGATAGATGCAGAAGGAAAAGTGCTTGGAAAATTAGCTACTGAAATCGCAGTAAGATTAATGGGTAAACACAAACCAAGCTATACACCGCACGTTGATGGAGGAGATTTTGTTATCATTACAAATGCTGATAAAATCGCTGTAACAGGAAATAAATTATTAGACAAGAAATATTACAGACATAGTGGATATCCAGGTGGATTGAGAGTAAGAACTTTAGAAGAAATGTTACAAAAACAACCTACTGAAGTAATCAGAAAAGCTGTAGAAAGAATGTTACCTAAAAATAAATTAGGAAGCCAAATGATTAACAGATTGAGATTATTCACAGGATCTGAGCATACACATACAGCACAAAAACCAGAAAGAATAGAGTTATAG
- a CDS encoding PTS ascorbate transporter subunit IIC, which translates to MKSLLTLIVDILKVPSILVGLIAMIGLLVQKKPFTDIVKGTIKTILGFLVLGGGAGLVVNSLAPMGSMFEQGFHVQGIVPNNEAIVSLALKEYGTITALIMALGMFWNIFIARFTKLKYIFLTGHHTLYMACMIGIILKVGGFQGPLLVIIGSLTLGLVMAIFPALAQPYVRKITGSDDVGFGHFSTIGYVLSGFVGTLVGKGSKSTEEMKLPKNLSFLRDSSISISLTMMIIYLILALVAGKGYVEKELSGGDNFLVFAIIQAITFAAGVYIILSGVRLVLAEIVPAFVGFSEKLVPNAKPALDCPIVFPYAPNAVLIGFLCSFLGGVIGLFMLGMLKWTLILPGVVPHFFCGATAGVFGNATGGRRGASIGAFANGLLLTFLPVILLPVLGNLGFANTTFSDADFVTVGIVLGNMAKHVSPAIVSGIIVGITAILVAFGFVPSKKSK; encoded by the coding sequence ATGAAAAGCTTATTAACTCTTATTGTGGATATTTTAAAAGTTCCATCAATTTTAGTCGGATTAATAGCAATGATTGGGTTATTAGTTCAAAAAAAACCATTTACAGACATAGTAAAAGGTACAATTAAAACTATTTTAGGATTTTTGGTATTAGGTGGAGGAGCAGGACTGGTTGTAAACTCATTAGCACCTATGGGAAGTATGTTTGAACAAGGATTTCACGTTCAAGGAATAGTGCCTAACAATGAAGCAATTGTTTCATTGGCATTAAAAGAATATGGAACAATAACAGCGTTAATAATGGCACTTGGAATGTTCTGGAACATATTTATCGCAAGATTTACAAAGTTAAAATATATTTTTCTGACAGGACACCATACTTTATATATGGCATGTATGATTGGAATAATATTAAAAGTAGGAGGATTTCAAGGACCTTTACTAGTAATCATTGGTTCATTGACATTAGGACTTGTAATGGCAATATTTCCTGCATTGGCACAACCTTATGTTAGAAAAATTACTGGAAGCGATGATGTTGGATTTGGACATTTTAGTACAATAGGATATGTTTTATCAGGATTTGTTGGAACTTTAGTCGGAAAAGGTTCAAAATCAACTGAAGAAATGAAATTACCTAAAAATTTAAGTTTTTTAAGAGACAGTTCTATTTCAATTTCATTGACTATGATGATAATTTATTTAATTTTAGCATTAGTCGCAGGAAAAGGTTATGTTGAAAAGGAACTAAGTGGCGGAGATAACTTTTTAGTATTTGCAATTATTCAGGCTATAACATTTGCAGCGGGAGTTTATATTATTTTATCAGGTGTTAGACTTGTTCTTGCAGAAATAGTGCCTGCCTTTGTAGGATTTTCTGAAAAACTTGTGCCAAATGCAAAACCTGCACTTGACTGTCCAATCGTATTCCCTTATGCACCTAATGCTGTATTAATTGGATTTTTATGTAGTTTTTTAGGAGGAGTTATCGGATTATTTATGCTTGGTATGCTAAAATGGACTCTTATTCTACCTGGAGTGGTGCCTCACTTCTTCTGTGGAGCGACAGCAGGTGTATTTGGAAATGCTACTGGCGGTAGAAGAGGAGCTTCAATTGGAGCTTTTGCAAATGGACTATTACTGACATTTCTGCCTGTAATTTTATTACCAGTGCTAGGAAATTTAGGATTCGCAAACACTACATTCTCTGATGCAGATTTCGTAACAGTTGGAATTGTATTAGGTAATATGGCAAAACACGTATCTCCTGCAATAGTTTCTGGAATAATCGTTGGAATAACTGCTATTTTAGTAGCCTTTGGATTTGTACCTTCAAAAAAATCAAAATAG